In Bradyrhizobium sp. CCBAU 051011, the following are encoded in one genomic region:
- a CDS encoding FliH/SctL family protein yields MAAPAKFLFDTDFAAPDKTRERAATAAEIAQKVAQAEARAYRAGYEAAQHEAKVESDRRSALALEEIGIAIRGIATRFSGIEARMETEAVDVAVAVARKLCTELVAREPLGEIMALVSDCFSHLVATPHLVVRISDQLYEAARDKIERQASQSGFEGRLVILAEPGIATGDCRIEWADGGVVLERAAIEAKISELVGRYLASRDQAGT; encoded by the coding sequence ATGGCCGCGCCCGCAAAATTCCTGTTCGACACCGACTTCGCCGCGCCCGACAAGACGCGCGAGCGTGCCGCGACCGCCGCCGAGATCGCGCAAAAGGTCGCGCAGGCCGAGGCACGTGCCTACCGCGCCGGCTACGAGGCGGCCCAGCACGAGGCCAAGGTGGAAAGCGACCGTCGCTCGGCGCTGGCGCTGGAAGAGATTGGCATCGCCATCAGGGGCATCGCCACGCGCTTCTCCGGCATCGAAGCCAGAATGGAAACCGAGGCTGTCGATGTCGCGGTCGCAGTGGCGCGCAAGCTGTGCACCGAACTGGTCGCCCGCGAGCCGCTCGGCGAGATCATGGCGCTGGTCAGCGACTGCTTCTCGCATCTGGTTGCGACCCCGCATCTCGTCGTTCGCATCAGTGACCAGCTCTACGAGGCTGCCCGCGACAAGATCGAGCGGCAGGCATCCCAAAGCGGTTTCGAGGGCCGGCTGGTGATCCTGGCCGAGCCCGGCATCGCCACCGGCGACTGCCGGATCGAATGGGCCGACGGCGGCGTGGTGCTGGAACGCGCGGCCATCGAAGCGAAGATCAGCGAACTCGTCGGGCGCTATCTGGCGTCCCGCGACCAGGCCGGAACGTGA
- a CDS encoding sulfonate ABC transporter substrate-binding protein gives MKRREFLGLSVGGAIAALSRAEAQTTVKEIRIGYQKTGVLVIARQQAVLEKRFAGRQIGIKWIEFTSGPPLLEAMSIGSVDLGAVGDTPPIFAQAANANIVYVAGSRITNGQGILVPANSGIRTIADLKGKRVGFTKGSSAHNVVIATLEKAGLTYEDITPVYLTPPDAGPAFANGSIEAWAIWDPYFAIGEKRQNGRILINAYEVAKTNSFYLANRDFANAHVRETREVIDGLAEAARWAEANRAEVASALAAVTGVPLEVQTVAANRASFLIGPVTDEIVTTQQAAADRFHKLGLIPKPIAVRDIVWRHTQS, from the coding sequence ATGAAGCGTCGGGAGTTTCTCGGATTGTCGGTTGGAGGCGCAATTGCTGCGCTGTCGCGAGCAGAGGCGCAAACAACCGTCAAGGAAATCAGGATTGGCTACCAGAAGACCGGCGTGCTGGTGATCGCGCGGCAGCAGGCCGTGCTCGAGAAGCGGTTTGCCGGCAGGCAAATCGGCATCAAATGGATCGAGTTCACGTCGGGGCCGCCGTTGCTGGAAGCCATGAGCATCGGCAGCGTCGACCTCGGCGCCGTCGGCGATACGCCGCCGATCTTCGCGCAGGCTGCGAACGCCAATATTGTTTATGTCGCGGGATCGCGGATCACCAACGGGCAGGGCATTCTCGTGCCCGCCAATTCCGGCATTCGCACCATAGCCGACCTGAAGGGCAAGCGCGTCGGATTTACCAAGGGTAGCAGCGCGCACAACGTGGTGATCGCCACGCTGGAAAAGGCTGGACTGACCTATGAGGACATCACGCCGGTCTATCTGACGCCGCCCGACGCCGGACCGGCCTTCGCCAACGGCAGCATCGAGGCCTGGGCGATCTGGGATCCGTATTTCGCGATCGGCGAGAAGCGCCAGAACGGCCGGATCCTGATCAACGCCTATGAAGTCGCCAAGACCAACTCGTTCTATCTGGCCAACCGCGATTTCGCGAATGCCCATGTGCGGGAAACCCGCGAGGTGATCGATGGCCTGGCGGAGGCCGCGCGCTGGGCCGAGGCCAATCGCGCCGAGGTCGCCAGCGCGCTCGCGGCGGTCACCGGCGTGCCGCTCGAGGTCCAGACCGTCGCGGCCAACCGCGCTTCATTCCTGATCGGCCCCGTGACCGACGAGATTGTCACGACGCAGCAGGCGGCCGCCGATCGCTTTCACAAGCTCGGCCTGATTCCGAAGCCGATCGCCGTGCGCGACATCGTCTGGCGTCATACGCAGAGCTGA
- a CDS encoding DUF1153 domain-containing protein → MTEPHRPRVKYVIGPDGSPLTIADLPAPGTKRWVIRRKAEVVAAVRGGLLSLEEACSRYTLTVDEFLSWQFSIDQHGLAGLRTTRIQQYRQ, encoded by the coding sequence ATGACAGAACCCCATCGCCCGAGGGTAAAATACGTCATCGGGCCTGACGGCAGTCCGTTAACAATTGCTGACCTGCCAGCGCCCGGAACCAAACGGTGGGTGATCCGCCGCAAGGCAGAAGTCGTTGCCGCGGTCCGCGGTGGCCTGCTTTCCCTCGAAGAGGCCTGCAGCCGCTATACCCTGACGGTCGACGAGTTCCTTTCCTGGCAGTTTTCCATCGACCAGCATGGTCTGGCAGGCTTGCGGACCACTCGGATCCAGCAATATCGCCAGTAA
- a CDS encoding sigma-54-dependent Fis family transcriptional regulator produces MRLLIVGTLKGQLTTATKIAMANGASVTHAEAIEQAMAVLRGGKGADLLLVDVALDIRDLVMRLEAEHIHVPIVACGISNDARAAVAAIHAGAKEYIPLPPDPELIAAVLAAVANDSRDLIYRDEAMGKVIKLAQQIAGSDASVMITGESGTGKEVLARYVHSRSNRAKRPFISINCAAIPEHLLESELFGHEKGAFTGAVARRIGKFEEASGGTLLLDEISEMDVRLQSKLLRAIQERVIDRVGGTKPVPVDIRIIATSNRNLSEAVRDGTFREDLLFRLNVVNLKIPPLRDRPADILELAQHFAKKYAEANGVPLRPISADARRVLTSNRWQGNVRELENTIHRSVLMAQGDEIGPDAIVTPDGDRLDLAKTAPAVAHATFAAEQVTRALVGRTVADVERDLILETLKHCLGNRTHAANILGISIRTLRNKLNEYADGGIPITPAGAGEHQRFMTAG; encoded by the coding sequence ATGCGGCTTCTCATCGTTGGCACATTGAAGGGCCAACTCACGACCGCCACCAAGATCGCGATGGCAAACGGGGCTTCCGTGACCCACGCCGAAGCGATCGAACAGGCGATGGCCGTGCTGCGCGGCGGCAAGGGCGCCGACCTGCTGCTGGTCGACGTCGCCCTCGACATCCGCGACCTGGTGATGCGGCTGGAAGCCGAACACATCCACGTGCCGATCGTGGCCTGCGGCATCTCCAACGACGCCCGCGCCGCGGTCGCCGCGATCCACGCCGGCGCCAAGGAATACATCCCGCTGCCGCCCGATCCGGAACTGATCGCCGCCGTGCTCGCCGCAGTCGCCAATGATTCACGTGATCTGATCTATCGCGACGAAGCCATGGGCAAGGTGATCAAGCTGGCACAGCAGATCGCGGGCTCGGATGCCTCGGTCATGATCACCGGCGAATCCGGCACCGGCAAGGAAGTGCTGGCGCGTTATGTCCATTCCCGCTCGAACCGTGCCAAGCGCCCCTTCATCTCGATCAATTGCGCCGCGATCCCCGAACACTTGCTGGAGTCCGAACTGTTCGGCCACGAGAAAGGCGCCTTCACCGGCGCCGTCGCCCGCCGCATCGGCAAGTTCGAGGAGGCCAGCGGCGGCACGCTGCTGCTCGACGAAATCTCCGAAATGGACGTCCGCCTGCAATCGAAACTCTTGCGCGCGATCCAGGAGCGCGTCATCGACCGCGTCGGCGGCACCAAGCCGGTGCCGGTAGACATCCGTATCATCGCGACCTCGAACCGCAATCTCTCTGAGGCCGTGCGCGACGGCACCTTCCGCGAGGATCTCTTGTTCCGCCTCAACGTCGTCAATCTGAAGATTCCTCCCTTACGCGACCGCCCGGCCGACATCCTTGAACTGGCGCAGCACTTTGCCAAAAAGTACGCCGAGGCTAATGGCGTGCCGCTGCGTCCCATCTCCGCCGATGCCCGGCGGGTGCTGACCTCGAACCGCTGGCAGGGCAACGTCCGCGAACTCGAAAACACCATCCACCGCTCGGTGCTGATGGCGCAGGGCGACGAGATCGGGCCGGACGCTATCGTCACTCCCGACGGCGACCGCCTCGATCTCGCCAAGACTGCGCCCGCGGTGGCGCACGCCACCTTTGCCGCCGAACAGGTCACACGTGCTCTGGTCGGCCGCACCGTCGCCGACGTCGAGCGCGACCTGATCCTGGAGACGTTGAAACACTGCCTCGGCAACCGGACCCATGCCGCCAACATCCTCGGCATCTCGATCCGCACGCTGCGCAACAAGCTGAACGAATATGCCGACGGCGGTATCCCGATCACGCCGGCCGGCGCGGGGGAGCATCAGCGGTTTATGACGGCGGGCTAG
- the fliN gene encoding flagellar motor switch protein FliN, producing MSDTDAQVPLPDLNAADAPPIDDLAYNEDEQASRIAADLEAVFDVPVQVSAVLGRSKMDVGELLKLGPGTVLELDRRVGEAIDIYVNNRLVARGEVVLVEDKLGVTMTEIIKAERS from the coding sequence ATGAGTGACACCGACGCACAGGTACCGCTACCCGATCTCAACGCCGCGGACGCGCCGCCGATCGACGACCTCGCCTACAACGAGGACGAACAGGCCTCGCGCATCGCAGCCGACCTCGAAGCCGTGTTCGACGTGCCGGTGCAGGTCTCGGCCGTGCTCGGCCGCTCCAAGATGGATGTCGGCGAGTTATTGAAGCTCGGCCCCGGCACTGTGCTCGAACTCGATCGCCGCGTCGGCGAGGCCATCGACATCTACGTCAACAACCGCCTGGTGGCGCGTGGCGAAGTGGTGCTGGTGGAAGACAAGCTCGGCGTGACCATGACGGAAATCATCAAGGCCGAACGCAGCTAA
- a CDS encoding flavin reductase family protein encodes MNSIVRSVSIDSEVSSGDFRSAMRRLTGGVSVITAGIGWDISGMTVTSVSSLSVDPPALIVSINRESSSWPLVRRYGFFGVNILTSDQIDIAERFTGKDGLKGAERFASAHWTTRVSGVPLLTDALAVIDCEVEDVVERHSHAIVIGRVLDIAVSTRTAALAYWQGRYVAIDQDEDAAKLAEVSVPVRKAARKI; translated from the coding sequence ATGAACTCCATTGTTCGTTCCGTGTCGATCGATTCCGAGGTTTCCTCCGGTGACTTTCGCAGTGCGATGCGCCGACTGACGGGAGGCGTCAGCGTCATCACCGCAGGTATAGGCTGGGACATCTCGGGCATGACGGTTACGTCGGTGTCGTCACTGTCGGTCGATCCGCCAGCTTTGATCGTCAGCATCAACCGGGAATCTTCATCCTGGCCGCTCGTGAGGCGGTACGGCTTCTTCGGCGTCAACATCCTGACCTCGGACCAGATCGATATCGCCGAACGCTTTACCGGCAAGGACGGGCTGAAGGGCGCCGAACGCTTCGCCAGCGCACATTGGACGACGCGTGTATCAGGGGTGCCGCTACTGACAGACGCCCTGGCAGTGATTGATTGCGAAGTCGAGGACGTTGTCGAACGGCATTCGCACGCGATCGTCATTGGGCGGGTGCTGGATATTGCGGTTTCGACCCGAACCGCGGCGCTGGCCTACTGGCAGGGGCGCTATGTCGCCATTGATCAGGACGAGGATGCGGCGAAGCTTGCCGAGGTCAGCGTGCCGGTGCGGAAGGCCGCACGGAAGATCTGA
- the ssuD gene encoding FMNH2-dependent alkanesulfonate monooxygenase, protein MVSTQQSANILWFLPTHGDGRYLGTTTGGREVNFNYLRQIAQAADQLGYFGVLLPTGRSCEDSWVVASAVAPWTERLRYLVAVRPGLQSPSVAARMTATLDRVSNGRLLINVVTGGDPIENKGDGIFLSHDERYQVTREFLNVYSDLLAGKTVNVEGKHIRIEDGRLLFQPVQSPRPPLYFGGSSDAGVDVAVDTVDKYLTWGEPPAQVAEKVNRVKAAAAARGRKLSFGIRLHVIVRETNAEAWKAADELIQHVTDETVASAQKIFSRMDSVGQQRMSELHGGRRDKLEISPNLWAGVGLVRGGAGTALVGDPETVAARIREYQDIGIDTFIMSGYPHLEEAYRFAELVFPLLSLNQQNNVTPIRVNTGPFGETIGNEYRPQKQASQS, encoded by the coding sequence ATCGTGAGCACGCAACAAAGCGCCAACATCCTCTGGTTCCTGCCGACCCATGGCGACGGCCGTTATCTCGGCACCACCACTGGCGGACGCGAAGTGAACTTCAACTACCTGCGCCAGATCGCGCAGGCCGCCGATCAACTCGGCTATTTCGGCGTGCTCTTGCCAACCGGGCGAAGCTGCGAGGATTCCTGGGTGGTGGCTTCGGCCGTGGCGCCGTGGACCGAGCGGCTGCGTTATCTCGTGGCTGTCAGGCCCGGACTGCAATCGCCGAGCGTTGCCGCCCGCATGACGGCGACGTTAGACCGGGTGTCGAACGGACGTCTGCTGATCAATGTCGTCACCGGCGGTGATCCCATCGAGAACAAAGGCGACGGCATTTTCCTGTCGCATGATGAGCGTTACCAGGTGACGCGCGAGTTCCTCAACGTCTACAGCGACCTGCTCGCGGGCAAGACTGTCAATGTCGAGGGCAAGCATATCCGAATCGAGGACGGCAGATTGCTGTTCCAGCCGGTGCAGTCGCCGCGGCCGCCACTTTATTTCGGCGGATCGTCGGATGCCGGCGTCGACGTCGCCGTCGATACCGTCGACAAGTACCTGACCTGGGGCGAGCCGCCGGCGCAGGTCGCCGAAAAGGTTAACCGGGTGAAGGCCGCAGCGGCGGCGCGCGGGCGAAAGCTCTCGTTCGGCATCCGCTTGCATGTGATCGTGCGCGAGACCAATGCGGAAGCCTGGAAGGCGGCGGACGAATTGATCCAGCACGTCACCGATGAGACGGTCGCTTCGGCGCAAAAGATCTTCTCGCGGATGGATTCGGTCGGCCAACAGCGCATGTCGGAGCTGCATGGCGGTCGCCGTGACAAGCTCGAGATCAGCCCCAATCTCTGGGCCGGCGTCGGCCTGGTGCGCGGCGGCGCGGGCACCGCGCTGGTTGGTGATCCCGAGACGGTCGCGGCGCGGATCAGGGAATATCAGGATATCGGCATCGATACCTTCATCATGTCGGGCTATCCCCATCTCGAGGAAGCCTATCGCTTCGCCGAATTGGTGTTTCCGCTGCTGTCGCTGAACCAGCAAAACAACGTCACGCCGATCCGCGTCAACACCGGGCCGTTCGGCGAAACCATCGGTAACGAATACCGGCCGCAGAAACAGGCATCGCAATCATGA
- the fliF gene encoding flagellar basal-body MS-ring/collar protein FliF, with protein MQSLVAFLKGLGAARLMAMVAVTTALIGFFAFVIMRVTTPQMTTLFTDLSFEDSSSIIKDLERQAIPFELRNEGAVIMVPKDKVTRLRMKLAEANLPKGGGVGYEIFDKSDALGTTSFVQNINHLRALEGELARTIRAIDRIQAARVHLVLPERPLFAREAPEPSASIVVRVRGSLEPQQIRAIRHVVASAVNGLKPQRVSIVDEAGRLLADGATKDAEIAIGDERRTAFEKRMRNEVEAIVSSVVGQGRARVQLTADFDYNKVTQTSDKFDPEGRVLRSTQTREESSASAGDGGQVTVNNELPGNQANSGTATARDQSKKSEETNNYEISRTTKTEVTEAGRVNRISVAVLVDGAYTKNEKGEMVYQDRSKEQLDRIATLVRSAIGFDQKRGDQVEVVNLRFAEAPTVPPVVEPAGLLGMLQFTKDDVMYVIELGVMMLLGLVVLFLVIRPLVKRILAAEVIPALAEPAPALIEGNGPNGELGPNQALIAGTSGTAQLIDVAQVQGQVHAQAVHRVGELAERNPNETASIVRQWLSEPAES; from the coding sequence GTGCAAAGTCTCGTTGCTTTCTTGAAAGGCCTCGGCGCAGCACGGCTGATGGCCATGGTTGCGGTCACCACCGCCCTGATCGGCTTCTTCGCTTTCGTCATCATGCGCGTCACGACGCCGCAGATGACCACCCTGTTCACCGACCTCTCCTTTGAAGATTCCTCCAGCATCATCAAGGATCTGGAACGCCAGGCCATTCCCTTCGAGCTGCGCAATGAAGGCGCGGTCATCATGGTGCCGAAGGACAAGGTCACGCGGCTGCGGATGAAACTCGCCGAAGCCAATCTGCCCAAGGGCGGCGGCGTCGGCTACGAGATCTTCGACAAGTCCGACGCGCTCGGCACCACGAGCTTCGTCCAGAACATCAATCATCTGCGCGCGCTGGAGGGCGAGCTCGCCCGCACCATCCGCGCCATCGACCGCATCCAGGCCGCCCGCGTCCATCTGGTGCTGCCGGAACGGCCGTTGTTCGCGCGTGAAGCGCCGGAGCCGTCGGCCTCGATCGTGGTGCGGGTGCGCGGCAGCCTCGAACCCCAGCAGATCCGCGCCATCCGCCATGTCGTCGCCTCCGCCGTCAACGGATTGAAGCCGCAGCGGGTCTCAATCGTCGACGAGGCCGGCCGCCTGCTAGCCGACGGCGCCACCAAGGATGCCGAAATCGCCATCGGTGACGAGCGCCGCACCGCCTTCGAGAAGCGCATGCGCAACGAAGTCGAGGCGATCGTCTCTTCAGTGGTCGGTCAGGGCCGCGCCCGCGTCCAGCTCACCGCCGATTTCGACTACAACAAGGTCACCCAGACCTCGGACAAGTTCGATCCCGAGGGCCGCGTGCTGCGCTCGACCCAGACCCGCGAGGAATCTTCCGCCAGCGCCGGCGACGGCGGCCAGGTGACCGTCAACAACGAATTGCCCGGCAACCAGGCCAACAGCGGCACGGCTACCGCCCGCGACCAGAGCAAGAAGAGCGAAGAGACCAACAATTACGAGATTTCCCGCACCACCAAGACCGAGGTCACCGAGGCCGGTCGGGTCAACCGGATCTCGGTCGCGGTGCTGGTCGACGGCGCCTACACCAAGAACGAAAAAGGCGAGATGGTCTATCAGGACCGCAGCAAGGAGCAGCTCGACCGTATCGCCACCCTGGTGCGCTCGGCGATCGGCTTCGACCAGAAGCGCGGCGACCAGGTCGAGGTCGTCAACCTCCGCTTTGCCGAAGCCCCCACCGTTCCGCCGGTTGTCGAGCCCGCCGGTCTGCTCGGCATGCTGCAGTTCACCAAGGATGACGTCATGTACGTCATCGAGCTCGGCGTCATGATGCTGCTCGGCCTCGTGGTGCTGTTCCTGGTGATCCGCCCGCTGGTCAAACGCATCCTGGCTGCCGAAGTCATCCCGGCCCTGGCCGAACCGGCGCCGGCCTTGATCGAGGGCAACGGGCCGAACGGAGAACTCGGTCCCAATCAGGCCTTGATCGCCGGCACCAGCGGCACCGCCCAGTTGATCGACGTCGCCCAGGTCCAGGGCCAGGTCCACGCCCAGGCCGTGCACCGGGTCGGCGAACTGGCCGAACGTAATCCGAACGAAACCGCTTCCATCGTTCGCCAGTGGCTGAGCGAACCCGCCGAGAGCTGA
- the fliG gene encoding flagellar motor switch protein FliG, producing the protein MAAVPQTSNANDITTVISALASRQSNRPKGQPLSGPKRAAILMLALGEQYGGKVWSLLDDDEVRELSIHMSTLGTVEADVVEDLLLEFVSRMSASGALMGTFDATERLLQQYLPSERVTGIMDEIRGPAGRNMWEKLSNVQEEVLANYLKNEYPQTIAVVLSKLKPEHAARVLAILPEDLALDVVGRMLKMEAVQKEVIERVEQTLRTEFMSNLSQTRRRDAHEVMAEIFNNFDRQTETRFITSLEEENRESAERIKALMFTFDDLIKLDSASAQTLMRNVDKDKLGIALKSANEEVRAFFLGNMSSRAGKMLMDDMAAMGPVRLRDVDEAQALLVNLAKDMAARGEITLTKNRADDELVY; encoded by the coding sequence ATGGCCGCAGTACCGCAAACCTCAAACGCAAACGACATCACCACCGTCATCTCGGCGCTGGCGAGCCGTCAGAGCAACCGGCCCAAGGGCCAGCCGCTGAGCGGCCCGAAGCGCGCCGCCATCCTGATGCTGGCGCTGGGCGAGCAATATGGCGGCAAGGTGTGGTCGCTGCTCGACGACGACGAGGTGCGCGAACTGTCGATCCACATGTCGACGCTCGGCACCGTCGAGGCCGACGTGGTGGAAGACCTGCTGCTCGAATTCGTGTCGCGGATGTCGGCGTCCGGCGCGCTGATGGGCACCTTCGACGCCACCGAGCGGTTGCTGCAGCAATATCTGCCGTCCGAGCGCGTCACCGGCATCATGGACGAAATCCGCGGCCCCGCCGGCCGCAACATGTGGGAGAAGCTCTCCAACGTCCAGGAAGAGGTGCTCGCCAACTACCTCAAGAACGAATATCCGCAGACCATCGCGGTGGTGCTGTCGAAGCTCAAGCCGGAGCACGCCGCGCGCGTGCTGGCGATCCTGCCCGAAGATCTCGCGCTCGACGTGGTCGGCCGCATGCTGAAGATGGAAGCGGTGCAGAAGGAAGTCATCGAGCGCGTCGAGCAGACGCTGCGCACCGAATTCATGTCCAACCTGTCGCAGACCCGGCGCCGCGACGCGCATGAGGTGATGGCCGAAATCTTCAACAATTTCGACCGCCAGACCGAGACCCGCTTCATCACCTCGCTGGAAGAGGAAAACCGCGAATCCGCCGAGCGCATCAAGGCGCTGATGTTCACCTTCGATGACCTGATCAAGCTCGACTCCGCCTCGGCCCAGACGCTGATGCGCAACGTCGACAAGGACAAGCTCGGCATCGCACTCAAGAGCGCCAACGAGGAGGTGCGCGCCTTCTTCCTCGGCAACATGTCCTCGCGCGCCGGCAAGATGCTGATGGACGACATGGCCGCGATGGGACCGGTGCGGCTGCGTGACGTCGACGAGGCGCAGGCACTGCTCGTCAACCTCGCCAAGGACATGGCGGCCAGGGGCGAAATCACCCTGACCAAGAACCGCGCCGACGACGAGTTGGTGTACTGA
- the ssuC gene encoding aliphatic sulfonate ABC transporter permease SsuC has translation MSLIDSLPRVGAPKLPRIDGLIPWIVPLAIILIWQLACVTGFVSARVLPAPSDVALAGWKLLLSGELARNIWVSFWRASIGFLIGGSIGFTLGLANGLSPTSSKLTDTTLQMVRNIPHLALIPLVILWFGIDESAKLFLVALGVFFPIYLNTLHGIRTVDPQLIEMGRIYGMTDGELFRRVIFPGALPSIFVGVRFALGIMWLTLIVAETIAASSGLGYMAMQAREFMLIDVVVLSILIYALLGKLADSASRALERLTLSWHPAFQKH, from the coding sequence ATGAGTCTGATCGACAGTCTTCCGCGCGTCGGCGCACCGAAATTGCCGCGGATCGACGGCTTGATCCCGTGGATCGTGCCGCTCGCGATCATCCTGATCTGGCAGCTTGCCTGCGTCACCGGCTTCGTATCGGCACGCGTGCTGCCAGCGCCAAGCGACGTCGCGCTGGCGGGGTGGAAGCTCCTCTTGTCAGGCGAGCTCGCCCGCAACATCTGGGTCAGCTTCTGGCGCGCCAGCATCGGATTTCTGATCGGCGGCAGCATCGGCTTCACGCTCGGCCTTGCCAACGGTCTGTCGCCGACCTCCAGCAAGCTGACAGATACGACGCTGCAGATGGTGCGCAACATCCCGCATCTTGCATTGATCCCGCTCGTCATCCTTTGGTTCGGGATCGATGAATCGGCAAAACTGTTTCTGGTCGCGCTCGGCGTGTTCTTCCCGATCTACCTCAACACGCTGCACGGCATTCGCACCGTCGATCCGCAATTGATCGAGATGGGCCGCATCTATGGCATGACCGATGGCGAATTGTTCCGCCGGGTAATCTTCCCGGGCGCGTTGCCGTCGATCTTCGTCGGCGTGCGCTTCGCGCTCGGTATCATGTGGCTGACCCTGATCGTGGCCGAGACGATCGCCGCGTCATCGGGTCTCGGTTACATGGCGATGCAGGCCCGCGAGTTCATGCTGATCGACGTCGTGGTGCTGTCGATCCTGATCTATGCGTTGCTCGGAAAACTGGCCGACAGCGCCTCGCGCGCGCTGGAACGGCTGACGCTGTCCTGGCATCCGGCCTTCCAGAAACACTGA
- a CDS encoding sulfonate ABC transporter substrate-binding protein codes for MTRLFQRLLASAVLSISMVAATVGASYGQDKVVRIGFQKYGKLVLLKSKGTLEEKLKSAGYKVVWTEFPSGPPLLEALNVGAIDFGNTGEAPPIFAQAAGAPIQYVAYEPPAPKGEAILVPKDSMLSSVADLKGKKIALNKGSNVHYLLVKALEKAGVKYSEIEPVFLAPADARAAFERGAVDAWVIWDPFQAAAEAATGARTLADGSGIVSNYQFYFSSKKFLESDPKIVDVVLAQLSEVDDWAKGDIHAVAEQLAPAIGLSVPVVEIALKRQSYGIKPITESVVADQQQVADTFLALGLIPKQIKISDVARRSGS; via the coding sequence ATGACGCGTTTGTTTCAACGCTTGCTCGCGAGCGCCGTGCTGTCGATCAGCATGGTCGCCGCGACCGTCGGCGCTTCCTACGGCCAGGACAAGGTGGTCCGCATCGGCTTCCAGAAGTACGGCAAGCTGGTGCTGCTCAAGAGCAAGGGCACGCTGGAGGAGAAGCTGAAGTCCGCCGGTTACAAGGTGGTGTGGACGGAGTTTCCGTCCGGCCCGCCGCTGCTCGAGGCGCTCAATGTCGGCGCGATCGATTTCGGCAACACCGGCGAAGCGCCGCCGATCTTCGCGCAGGCGGCCGGCGCGCCGATCCAGTACGTCGCCTATGAGCCGCCGGCGCCGAAAGGCGAGGCGATCCTGGTGCCGAAGGACAGCATGCTGAGTTCGGTCGCCGATCTGAAAGGCAAGAAGATCGCGCTAAACAAGGGCTCCAACGTTCACTATCTGCTCGTCAAGGCGCTGGAGAAGGCCGGCGTCAAATATTCCGAGATCGAGCCGGTGTTTCTGGCGCCAGCCGACGCCCGCGCGGCGTTCGAGCGCGGCGCGGTCGATGCCTGGGTGATTTGGGACCCGTTCCAGGCTGCCGCCGAAGCGGCCACCGGCGCGCGTACGCTCGCAGACGGCAGCGGCATCGTCTCGAACTATCAGTTCTATTTCTCGTCAAAGAAGTTCCTGGAGAGCGACCCGAAGATCGTCGATGTTGTATTGGCGCAGCTCAGCGAGGTCGACGACTGGGCCAAGGGCGACATCCATGCTGTCGCCGAACAACTTGCGCCGGCGATCGGGCTTTCCGTTCCGGTCGTCGAAATCGCGCTCAAGCGGCAATCCTACGGCATCAAGCCGATCACGGAGAGCGTGGTCGCCGACCAGCAGCAGGTCGCGGACACCTTCTTGGCGCTTGGGCTGATCCCGAAGCAAATCAAGATTTCTGACGTGGCCCGGAGGTCCGGATCGTGA